A window of Paenibacillus sp. 19GGS1-52 contains these coding sequences:
- a CDS encoding FtsQ-type POTRA domain-containing protein, whose protein sequence is MPTTRLPLLKEDKPKKKMSRKITAILLLLFTALLAVIFFRSSVSRITEINFQGSQYSSREELLSQSKLQIGGQFFAVSTNSVEDSLKELKTIQKATVEKNFPGVISVRIEEYPAVAYELDQAGSLKAILSSGAAVSINETGIAVEKPILTNWDASDPYKAKLCQALGSIPNQLTSDISEIVPSPTLSFPDRIKLYTRSRFEVITAISLLKAKVEYLNQVTETEQPGLIKMLEADSYVPFQPIIEDKEDIQE, encoded by the coding sequence ATGCCTACAACCCGTTTACCTCTTCTTAAAGAGGACAAGCCTAAGAAAAAAATGAGCCGTAAAATCACGGCAATCCTGCTGCTGCTGTTCACTGCGCTTCTTGCTGTGATTTTTTTCAGATCGTCAGTAAGCCGGATTACGGAAATTAATTTTCAGGGAAGCCAGTATTCCTCACGTGAGGAATTATTGTCCCAAAGCAAGCTGCAGATTGGTGGACAGTTCTTTGCCGTCTCCACGAATTCAGTGGAGGATTCCTTGAAAGAGCTTAAGACCATTCAAAAGGCAACGGTAGAGAAGAATTTCCCCGGTGTGATATCGGTTCGTATTGAGGAATATCCTGCGGTTGCCTATGAATTGGATCAGGCAGGCAGCCTGAAAGCGATTTTGTCCAGTGGAGCAGCGGTTTCGATTAACGAGACGGGTATAGCAGTAGAGAAGCCTATACTTACGAACTGGGATGCCTCAGACCCGTATAAGGCGAAACTGTGTCAGGCGCTGGGCAGTATTCCTAACCAACTGACAAGTGATATATCCGAAATAGTTCCATCACCTACGCTGTCTTTTCCAGACCGGATCAAACTGTATACAAGATCTCGGTTTGAGGTTATTACCGCAATTTCACTGCTCAAGGCTAAGGTCGAATATTTGAATCAGGTGACAGAGACGGAGCAGCCTGGATTGATCAAGATGCTCGAAGCTGATTCCTACGTACCTTTTCAGCCGATAATTGAGGATAAAGAGGACATACAAGAGTAA
- the ftsA gene encoding cell division protein FtsA, with protein MSNNDIIVSLDIGTSKVRAIIGEVTNGTFNIIGVGSADSEGIRKGAIVDIDQTVQSIRSAVEHAEQMVGIQISEVYVGISGNHIGLQSSHGVVAVQNEDREIGEDDIERVMKAAEVIALPPEREVIDVVAKQYIVDGLEGIQDPRGMIGVRLEVEATIITGAKTPIHNLLRCVEKSGLKVKDLVLMSLGAGGLALSKDEKSMGAVLVDIGAGLTTIAVYSEGSLCATSTIPIGGEFVTNDIAYGLRTLTDQAEKVKLKYGCAWIDDAAADVVFKVLRIGSNVEKEFNQEDLAAIIEPRVQEIFHLIRQEVKRLGYSELPGGYILTGGTVSMPGVLKAAQTELSASVRIAVPDYIGVRDPGFTGGVGILHNVVRRLRGRSNGGNSTKKTVNRSKQNAAPKQDTVRKSGLVERLKNMFSEFI; from the coding sequence TTGAGCAACAATGACATCATTGTTAGTTTAGACATCGGTACATCCAAAGTTCGGGCAATTATTGGGGAAGTTACCAATGGAACCTTTAATATTATTGGTGTTGGATCTGCTGATTCGGAAGGAATACGCAAAGGTGCGATTGTAGATATCGATCAGACTGTGCAATCGATTAGGAGCGCTGTAGAACATGCAGAGCAAATGGTCGGTATTCAAATATCCGAGGTCTATGTGGGCATATCCGGCAATCATATTGGCCTGCAATCCAGCCACGGTGTAGTGGCCGTTCAGAATGAGGATCGTGAAATCGGCGAGGATGATATCGAACGCGTAATGAAAGCTGCGGAAGTGATTGCGTTGCCTCCAGAGCGTGAAGTGATCGATGTTGTTGCTAAACAATATATCGTCGATGGCCTTGAAGGTATCCAGGACCCGCGCGGGATGATCGGCGTTCGTCTGGAAGTCGAAGCGACAATTATTACCGGAGCCAAGACACCAATACATAATTTGCTGCGTTGTGTAGAGAAATCAGGACTGAAAGTTAAGGATCTTGTGCTGATGTCTCTCGGAGCGGGTGGATTAGCGCTTTCCAAAGACGAGAAGTCAATGGGCGCTGTACTGGTAGATATCGGTGCTGGTTTAACGACAATAGCTGTATACTCAGAGGGTTCCCTTTGTGCAACCTCTACGATTCCGATCGGCGGAGAATTTGTAACTAATGATATTGCCTATGGGCTTAGAACACTTACCGACCAGGCTGAGAAGGTAAAGCTGAAATATGGGTGTGCCTGGATTGACGATGCAGCCGCAGATGTGGTGTTCAAAGTGCTACGTATCGGTAGCAATGTGGAAAAAGAATTTAATCAAGAGGATCTTGCGGCCATTATTGAGCCCAGAGTTCAGGAAATATTCCATCTGATTCGTCAGGAAGTGAAGCGTCTTGGTTATAGTGAGCTTCCTGGAGGTTATATATTAACGGGTGGTACTGTATCCATGCCTGGCGTATTAAAAGCTGCCCAGACAGAGCTATCTGCATCTGTGCGTATTGCTGTACCTGATTATATCGGTGTACGAGACCCCGGCTTTACTGGTGGTGTAGGTATCCTGCATAATGTTGTCCGCAGATTACGTGGTCGAAGCAATGGCGGAAACAGTACTAAGAAGACGGTTAATAGGAGTAAACAGAACGCCGCACCCAAACAGGATACTGTTCGTAAATCCGGTTTGGTAGAACGTCTAAAGAATATGTTCAGCGAGTTCATATAA
- the ftsZ gene encoding cell division protein FtsZ, giving the protein MLEFDFEMESLAQIKVIGVGGGGSNAVNRMIENGVQGVEFITVNTDAQALHMARSEHKLQIGDKLTRGLGAGANPEVGKKAAEESRDLISNTLKGADMVFVTAGMGGGTGTGAAPVIAEIARECGALTVGVVTRPFTFEGRKRSNQAEIGIEALKEKVDTLIVIPNDRLLEIVDKKTPMLEAFREADNVLRQAVQGISDLIAVPGLINLDFADVKTIMTERGSALMGIGVAAGENRASEAARKAIMSPLLETSIEGARGVIMNITGGSNLSLYEVNEAAEIVTSASDPDVNMIFGAIIDDSMKDEIKVTVIATGFEHKPSPISPPRRPAANTNEPAADKNANLRPFGNQTTSDQLDIPTFLRNRTRGNND; this is encoded by the coding sequence ATGTTAGAATTTGATTTTGAAATGGAGAGCTTGGCGCAAATTAAAGTCATCGGTGTGGGCGGCGGCGGCAGCAATGCAGTCAACCGGATGATTGAAAATGGCGTTCAAGGTGTAGAATTTATCACAGTTAATACAGATGCCCAAGCGCTGCATATGGCCAGATCGGAGCATAAGCTACAAATCGGGGACAAGTTGACCCGAGGATTGGGTGCAGGTGCTAATCCTGAAGTCGGAAAGAAAGCGGCTGAGGAATCACGTGACTTAATTTCGAATACCCTTAAAGGCGCTGATATGGTTTTTGTTACCGCAGGAATGGGCGGGGGTACGGGTACAGGTGCTGCACCTGTCATTGCTGAAATAGCAAGAGAATGTGGAGCCTTGACTGTGGGCGTTGTAACTCGTCCTTTTACCTTCGAAGGTAGAAAACGTTCCAATCAAGCAGAGATTGGAATCGAGGCTTTGAAGGAAAAGGTAGATACTTTAATCGTTATTCCGAACGATCGTTTGCTTGAAATCGTCGACAAGAAAACACCGATGCTCGAAGCATTCCGTGAAGCGGATAACGTGCTTCGTCAGGCGGTACAAGGGATATCAGATCTGATCGCTGTACCGGGATTGATCAACCTTGACTTTGCAGATGTGAAGACGATTATGACCGAGCGCGGATCGGCGCTGATGGGTATCGGTGTTGCTGCTGGGGAGAACCGTGCTTCGGAAGCAGCGCGTAAAGCCATTATGAGTCCCCTTCTGGAAACGTCTATTGAGGGTGCTCGCGGCGTGATCATGAATATTACGGGGGGTTCGAATCTCTCGTTGTATGAGGTTAATGAAGCTGCTGAGATCGTTACCTCTGCTTCTGATCCTGATGTAAATATGATTTTCGGTGCCATCATTGATGATAGCATGAAGGATGAAATTAAAGTCACGGTTATAGCGACCGGCTTTGAACATAAACCTTCTCCAATATCCCCACCTCGTCGCCCGGCTGCTAATACAAATGAACCAGCTGCGGATAAGAATGCTAACTTGCGCCCATTCGGCAATCAGACAACCTCTGATCAGTTGGACATACCGACGTTCCTACGTAACCGTACACGCGGCAATAATGATTAA